Proteins from a single region of Candidatus Woesearchaeota archaeon:
- a CDS encoding glycosyltransferase: MGFSYYYSGNTPMKIIITIPAYNEEKTLPRVLTEIKEVLNSNPNTTKDSYQFLVLNDGSVDRTIDVAQAHGAIVISNKRNRGLAETFKREMEECLKLKADIIVHTDADGQYDPRGIIPMIKKVKQGYDLVLGSRFSGKIESMPLLKWWGNKAFSKVLTSLTGVKITDSTTGFRAFTPEVAREIQFINTFTYTQEQIIKAAKMGFRITEVPIRARKTRASRLFKNPFEYAIKAWINILRIYRDYNPLKFFGRIGLTFLGAGVAIGLWLVGRFIMYGRIGKVPSAILCMLLIVIGIQVILFGFLADMKR, translated from the coding sequence ATGGGTTTTTCTTACTATTATTCAGGAAATACACCTATGAAAATCATCATAACTATTCCAGCATATAATGAAGAAAAAACACTTCCTCGTGTGCTTACTGAGATCAAAGAAGTCCTTAACTCTAACCCTAATACCACAAAAGATTCCTATCAATTTCTCGTTCTCAATGATGGATCAGTAGATAGAACCATAGACGTTGCTCAAGCGCATGGTGCTATAGTTATTTCAAATAAACGCAACCGCGGTCTTGCTGAAACTTTTAAACGTGAAATGGAAGAATGTCTCAAACTCAAAGCAGATATAATCGTTCATACTGACGCCGATGGACAATATGACCCTCGTGGGATTATTCCTATGATTAAAAAGGTAAAGCAAGGATATGATCTTGTCTTAGGCAGTCGCTTTAGTGGAAAAATCGAATCCATGCCCCTGTTAAAATGGTGGGGAAACAAAGCATTTTCAAAAGTTCTCACCTCGTTAACTGGTGTCAAAATTACCGACTCCACCACCGGCTTTCGTGCTTTCACACCAGAAGTTGCTCGTGAAATTCAATTCATCAACACATTCACTTATACTCAAGAGCAAATTATCAAAGCCGCCAAAATGGGTTTTCGTATTACTGAAGTCCCCATCCGAGCAAGAAAAACTCGCGCCTCACGCCTCTTCAAAAATCCATTTGAATACGCCATCAAAGCATGGATTAATATTTTACGAATCTATCGAGATTACAATCCCCTTAAATTCTTCGGCAGGATTGGTCTTACCTTTCTAGGCGCAGGCGTTGCGATTGGACTCTGGCTTGTTGGAAGATTCATCATGTATGGTCGTATTGGTAAAGTACCCTCAGCAATTCTGTGCATGCTCTTAATTGTCATTGGCATTCAAGTAATCCTATTTGGCTTTTTAGCTGATATGAAAAGATAG
- a CDS encoding sulfatase, translated as MTTHTKPNIVFILVDALRASNLGSFGYPKPITPTLDKLAARGTTFEKCFSPTNASDPALTSLMSGMYTRSHGILHHSYEVPEKELKNLDQRNVKFLQQILKDHGYNTYALDFLARWHMRGYDYYPELKIDRTKRKRQLNRISRLFKFLHIKPLFKKISHTNTFRKLFGGFDAYPKDIDTTAKAIELINEHQQKNLEQQTTNPYFLFVHYWGVHKPYTCPDVENKRSTECYDNAIQTVDTQIAQILEAAGEDTIIVVVGDHAESLGEHGISFDHHGLYDPSLHVPLIFAGKCVPQNKRIAALTCTTDIFSTLLHLANIPYTPKTDSCNLVPLMEENVKAVRDDLYSEENYYQDKAAIRTLKHKFIKTIGQGICQQCHLVHGADIELYDLEQDPQELHNIAQQYPELIKEFSEKIDVILR; from the coding sequence ATGACAACTCACACAAAACCTAATATTGTGTTTATTCTTGTTGATGCATTACGCGCTTCAAATTTAGGATCGTTTGGCTATCCCAAACCCATTACGCCAACGCTTGACAAACTTGCCGCACGTGGCACGACGTTTGAAAAATGTTTTTCCCCCACAAATGCAAGTGATCCCGCCCTCACTTCGTTAATGAGTGGGATGTATACTCGCAGCCATGGAATTCTCCATCATAGTTATGAAGTACCCGAAAAAGAACTTAAAAATCTCGATCAACGTAACGTCAAATTTTTACAACAAATTCTCAAAGATCACGGATACAACACATATGCGCTTGATTTTCTCGCCCGTTGGCATATGCGCGGGTATGATTACTACCCAGAGCTCAAAATTGATCGTACGAAACGTAAACGACAATTAAATCGCATCTCCCGACTCTTCAAATTTCTCCATATCAAACCACTTTTCAAAAAAATAAGCCATACCAATACATTTCGTAAACTCTTTGGTGGATTTGATGCGTATCCAAAAGATATTGATACTACTGCAAAAGCTATTGAACTCATCAACGAACACCAACAAAAGAATTTAGAACAGCAAACTACAAACCCTTACTTTCTCTTTGTGCATTATTGGGGCGTACACAAACCTTATACTTGCCCTGACGTAGAAAACAAACGATCAACAGAGTGCTATGACAACGCGATTCAAACAGTTGACACCCAGATTGCCCAAATACTCGAAGCAGCAGGAGAAGATACTATCATTGTCGTTGTAGGAGATCACGCAGAGAGCCTTGGAGAACATGGTATATCATTTGATCATCATGGGCTCTATGATCCATCACTGCATGTCCCTTTAATTTTTGCAGGAAAATGCGTCCCACAGAACAAACGCATCGCTGCACTAACCTGTACTACTGATATTTTTAGCACACTTCTTCATCTTGCCAACATTCCCTATACCCCCAAAACTGATAGTTGCAACCTTGTGCCATTAATGGAAGAGAACGTGAAAGCAGTGCGAGACGACCTCTATAGCGAAGAGAATTACTATCAAGATAAAGCAGCCATTAGAACATTAAAACACAAGTTTATTAAAACGATTGGACAGGGAATATGCCAACAGTGTCATCTTGTACATGGAGCAGATATTGAACTCTATGATCTTGAACAAGATCCTCAAGAACTGCACAATATCGCGCAACAGTACCCCGAATTAATAAAAGAGTTTAGTGAAAAAATTGATGTTATCCTCAGATGA